CTGCTCGGACTGTCACTGCTCGGACTGGCGGGGTGGGTCTTCGTGCGGCTGGTGTGGCTCGAGACGCGTGTGCCCGGCCCGGTCCCCCTGGTGGCGGGGCTCGCGATGCTCGCCGTGCTGCTCAGTGTCCAGGTGGCGACAGTGAAGCACCATGACGCGGACCGAGGGGCGGTGCGCTTCCTGAAGCAGCAATGGCTCGTGCCGCCCGGGCGGACCGTGGAGTTCTGGCCATCCCCCTCCGGCAGTTGATGGAGAATCCACGAAGCCCTTGGGCATACTGTGCATGTCCCCTCTCCCTCTGGGAGAGGGCTAGGGTGAGGGTATTTCCATCCCGCGGGCCACACGGGAATCTGAACACGGAGGCGACTACCCTCACCCCCCGCCCTCTCCCAAAGGGAGAGGGAGCATGCGAAACCCAACCCTGTCCACGAACTTCTCCGAATGTCCGCGCTGCTGCTCCCGCTCGCCCTCACGTTCCTGTACCGGGTGTGCAGGCACCTCGGTGCCGGACGTCGCCCGGCGCTGCTCTGGGCGGTCCTCGTGTGGACGCTCGCGCTGACGGCCGTCACGGAGCTGCTGAGCCTCTTCAGGCTCATCACCTTCGTCTCGCTCCTCGGCTTCTGGAGCAGCGTCGTCGTGGGCCTCGCGGGCTGGCTTCTCGTGCTCCGGCGCCGGAGGGCGGCCAGTTCCACCCCGGAGGAGAAGCTCGAGTTACCGCGAGAGCCCACCACACGGTTCGCGCTCGGCCTGCTGGCGCTGCTGCTGCTCGCCATCGGCGTGACGGCCCTGGTGGCGCCGCCGAACACGGGTGACTCGCTGTACTATCACATGAGCCGGGTGGCCCATTGGGCGCAGAGCCGGAGCGTGGCGCACTACCCCACGCACGTGCTGGCGCAGCTCCACCAGAACCCGGGCGCCGAGTTCATCATCCTCCACCTGCAGGTGCTCAGCGGGGGGGACCGCTTCGCCAACCTGGTGCAGTGGACCTTCCTCGCCTTCAACCTCGTGGCGGTGTCGCTGGTGGCGGCCCGGCTGGGGGCCCGGCCCTCGGTGCAAGTCTGGGCGGCGGTCTTCGCCGCCACCGTGCCCATGGGCATCCTCCAGGCCTCGAGCACCAAGAACGAGCACGTCCACGCCTTCTGGCTGCTGTGCTTCGTCCACGGCTTCCTGCGGCTGCGAGAGCGGGTGAGTCGGGGCCTCGTGCTCGCCACGGGCGCGAGCCTGGGCCTGGCCATCCTCACGAAGATGACGGCGTACTTCTATGCCTTCCCCTTCGTGCTCTGGTTCGCCGTGGACATGCTGCGCTCGCGCGAGTCCTTCCGGCGGCTGCTCGCGCCCGCGCTGACCATCTCGGTCCTGACGCTCGCGCCGAGCAGCGGGCACTACCTGCGCAACCAACACCTCTATGGCCGGCCCACGGGCCCCGCGGGCGAGGTCAACGTCTACAAAGAGGGCGACTCGTACGTCTATTACAACGAGGTGCTGTCGCCCTCGGCGCTCGTGTCCAACACACTGAGGAACGCGGCGCTGCACCTGGGCACGCCGGTGGGGCGCTTCAACATCCACTTCACCGAGCGGCTCGTGCGCGGGGTGCACCGGCTCATCGGGTTCGACGTGAACGACCCGCGCACCACCTGGGTCACCACCTCGTTCGCCGCCGGGCTCGCGGGGGCCTTCCGCAATGAGAACTACGCGGGCAACCCCCTGCACTTCGTCCTCTTCGTGGCCACGGCCTGCGTGTTGCTCTGGCGGTGGCGCCAGACGCCGGGCGAGCAGCGGGCCTACCTCGCCTCGCTCGGGGGAGGCTTCCTCATCTTCTGCCTGGCGCTGAAGTGGCAGCCCTGGAACAGCCGGCTCCACCTGCCGCTCTTCATCCTGAGTGCCCCGCTGGTGGCCGTGGGGCTCGCCGCGCATGGGAAGCGGCGTTGGGCCGACGCCGTGATGCTCGGGCTGCTGCTGGCCTCGTTCGTCTGGGCCCTCGGCAACGAGACCCGGCCGCTCGTGGGCCACGGCTCCATCCTCACGCGGAGCCGGGAGGAGCAGTACTTCAGCGACACCGGCACCCGGGACGCCTACGAGGGAGCGGCCCGGTACATCCGGGAGCACGGGCGCACTCGCGTCGGCCTCGTCTTCGGAGGCGACGCCAACAGCCAGCGCGAGTACCCCCTCTGGGCACTGCTCGCCGGCTCGCCCTCCCCCATCCGGGTGGAGAACGTGGACGTGCGCAACGTCTCCCGCCAGCTCGCCGATCCGAGCTTCTCGCCGGACGCCATCGTCTGCTTCCAGTGTGGCGAGGCCCAGGTGGCGCGCTACCGCAGCAGCGCGCGCGAGGTCCACGCGTTCGGCTCGGCCTGGGTCTTCGAGCCCTGAGCCCTCCCGGAGCGCCGCCGAGCGCTCACCGTGTGGTGGGCTCGGCGGAGGGAGCCCGCCGCTCACCCGCCGAGAACAGGCGCTTGCCCAGGCCCACCAGCGGCTTCTCCAGCACGTAGTAGCTGAGGGCCGCGCAGGCGAAGGCGGCCACGAGGTTCAGCGGCAGTTCCTGGAATGGGCCGAAGGGCAGCGGGCGCTTCATCACCGCGCCCACCAGGAAGAGTTGCTGCCACAGGTAGAGGCTGTACGAGAGCCGCCCCACCCAGGCGAGGGCCGGGGATTCCAACACCCTGCCGAGCAGCCCCGTGGGATGGAGCACGGTGCCCACGAGGAAGAAGGGGAGGAGCAGCGCCCACCACATGGTGTTGAACGGCAGCAGCGAGCCCTCCAGGCAGATGGCGGCCAGCACCACCAGGGCGGCCCAGGTCCACCGCGAGGCGAACAGCTTCCGAAGCCACTGCTCGCGAGACCCGTGGAAGAGCAGCAGCGCCGCGAACGCGCCCCAGAGCAGACCATCGATGCGGATGTCCGTGCGCACGGACATGTCCATCTGGGTGAGCCAGGCCGCGGTGGGGTGGAAGCGGATTTCAATCCAACGCCAGAAGGCCACGCCCCCACCCAGCAGGGCGGTGAGCCAGAGCGCGCGTCGTGAGCCAGCGAGCACCAACAAGCCGGGCCAGAGCAGGTAGAAGTGCTCCTCGATGGCCAGCGTCCAGAAGTGCCCCGTGTACCAGGTGCCGACCCGCGCGGGCGACAGGTAGTTCCGGTAGAAGAGGAACGAGCTGAGCAGGTCCTCGCGATGGATGGCCAGCAGCCCGGCGCCCGTCAGCGCCGTCACCGTCAGCAGGTAGGCCAGGCACGCCGGCAGGATGCGGAGGACGCGGCGCCCGTAGAAGTGCTGGAGGCGGATGCCGCCCGTCCGCTGCCGCTCCTGGAGCAGCCGATAGGTGATGAGGAAACCGCTCAGTCCGAAGAAGAGGGCCACGCCCTCGGCGCCGTACCGGGTGAGGTTGTGCCAGAAGCCTCCCGGCCCCTCACGCGCGAGCAGTGGCGCATCGGACGCGTGGCAGATCATCACCGCGAGGATGGCAATGGCCCGCCAGCCATCGAGCGTCGGCAGGTAGCTGGCCCGCTGCAGCTCCGTCACTTCCGGCTGCTTCTCCACCGTCTGAAGTGATGTCACCCGGCACCTTTCATCGGAGGAGGGATGCTTTCCAACGGCGCCCTATCTGTCAATGCAACGGTGCCCTATCTGTCAATGAACACCGCTGACATCCAGACTGTTGCCTGAGTGGCAGGCAGCTCCCCTCGCGGGCCCCCGAGCCCGCGCGCCTCCGGCCAAGCACCCGAAGATCGGCTGCCGCGGGCACTGGCACACATGGTCTTCAACTCCCTCTCGTTCCTGGCCTTCCTGGCCGTCTGCCTCGTGCTGCATCACCTGCCGCTCACGTGGCGGGTCCGGAAGCTCAACCTGCTGGTGGCCAGCAGCCTCTTCTACGCGGCCTGGAACCCGCTCTTCCTGCCGCTGCTCTGGTACGCCATCACCCTGGACTGGTTCCTCGCGCGCGCCCTCGCCTCGGCCCGGACGCCCGCCCGGCGCAAGGCCCTGCTCGGTGTGAGCCTCGCCAGCAACCTGGGGCTGCTCGCCTTCTTCAAGTACGGGCCGTTCCTCGCGGACAACACCAACGCCCTCTTCCTCGCGCTCGGCGTGCCGCTGCACGTGCCTCGGGTGGACGTCGTCCTGCCGGTGGCCATCTCCTTCTATACGTTCGAGTCGCTCGCCTACACGCTCGACGTCTACCGGGGACACGAGAAGCCCTGGGACTCGTTCCTCGACTTCGCCCTCTTCCTCACCTTCTTCCCGCACCTGGTGGCCGGTCCCATCGTCCGGCCCCGTGACTTCCTGCCCCAGTGCACCGAGCCGCGGCGCGCCACCCCGTCCCAGCTCCAGTGGGGCCTGCTGCTGCTGGTGCTGGGCGTGTTCGAGAAGGCGGTGCTCGCCGACGGGCTGCTCGCGCCGCTGGTGGACACCGTGTTCTCCCCGGGCGCGCGGCCCTCGGCCGGGGAAGCCTGGAGCGCGGCGCTCGCCTTCTCGGGGCAGATCTTCTGCGACTTCGCGGGCTACTCGCTGTGCGCCATCGGCGTGGCGCTGTGCTTCGGCTTCCACCTGCCGGACAACTTCCAGAGCCCCTACGCGGCGGTGGGCTTCAGCGACTTCTGGCGCCGGTGGCACATCTCCCTGTCGAGCTGGTTGCGCGACTACCTCTACATCCCGCTCGGCGGCAACCGGCACGGGCCCGCGCGCACGCACGTCAACCTGATGCTGACGATGCTGCTGGGCGGGCTGTGGCACGGCGCCTCGTGGACCTTCGTCGTCTGGGGCGGGCTGCACGGGCTGTTCCTCATCGCCGAGCGGATGCTGCGGCCCTTCCTGGAGAGGCCACGCTGGACGCGGGGACCCCTGGGGCGGCTCACGGGCGTGGCGGTGACGTTCCTGGGCGTCTGCTTCGCCTGGGTGTTCTTCCGCGCCCCGGACTTCGCCACCGCCTTCACCGTGGTGCGCGCCATGGTGGGCGCCTCGGGAGTCCACGCGGGAAGCCTGTTGAGCCAGTTCGACATGGGCCTGGCGGTGCTCACCGTCGGCGCGCTGCTGGCCGTGCAGTGGCGCTACCGCGACGTGCCCCTGCCGGAGGTGTTCACGTCCGTTCCCTGGTGGGCCTCGGCGAGCGCCATGACGGCGATGCTCGTGGCCCTCGTCACCGCCACCGGAGTCGACCGTGCGTTCATCTACTTCCAGTTCTAGCAACGCGCCCGAGTCCGGCGCGCTGGGGCGGGTGTGGTGGGTGGCGCTGCTCGCGGCGGGGGTCCTCCTGGCGGGCACCGAATGGGGTTGGCGCGTCCGTGGCTTCCAGCCGAGCGTGAAGGACACCCCGGAGCTGTGGTCCCTGGCGCGGGCCCGCGCGAGCGAGGGCGACGGTCGCGCCGTGGTGATGCTGGGCTCGTCGCGGTTCCAGGTGGGCCTGGTGCCCGAAGTGCTGTCCCAGTCGCTGGGCGAAGCACGGGTGGTACAGCTCTCCATCAGCGGCTCCAGCAGCCTGCCGGTGCTGGAGGACCTCGCGGCGGATGAGCACTTCCGAGGGCTGGTGCTGTGCGAGGTGAGCCCGACGCTCTTCTTCTCGGTGGAGCCCAACGAGGTGCGCGCGAGGCCCGCCTCGTACGTGGCGCGGCACGCGCACCGCACCTTCGTGGAGGACTGGGAGACGGCGCTGCGGTTGCCCTTCCAGGAGCACCTCGTGGTGCTGCTGTCGGCGGTGCAACCCAAGGGCGTGCTGCACCACCTGCTGGTGAACCGGACGCTGCCGCCGCCCCCCCTCAACCGCACCCGGGCCGACCGCCACCAGCCGTCCGACTTCGAGGGAGTGGACCTCGCGGCACTGCGACAGTCCTGGGAGCGGCGCTACCAGGACGCGCACGGGAGGACGCCGGAGCCCGCGGAGTTGGAGTCCCAGCTGGAGCGGGTGTCCGCCCAGGTGGAGCGCATCCGGTCGCGCGGTGGAGAGGTCGTCTTCGTGCGGATGGTCTCCTCGGGCGCGGTGCGGCGCATCGAGGACACGCGCTACCCGCGCGCGCTGTACTGGGAGCGGCTCCTCGAGCGCACGGGCAGCCAGGGTTTCTCCTTCGAGGACAGCCCCGCGCTGGCCCGCTTCGAGTGCCCGGATGGCTCGCACCTCGACTCCCGGTCGGCCCCCGGGTTCACCCACCTGCTCGGGCAGGAGCTGCTGCGCCGGGCACCTGGCAGGCTGGCCGCCCGCGATCCCTGACCGACCCGGACGCGGTGTGCGGGTGCGCGGCCCCGGGAGGTTTGCCTCTGGCCACCGGCCTCCCGGTCGGTCGACACTGAGCGCCTTCCCGATCTGCCTCCTCCGAGGAGACCCCCCACCATGAAGACCCGGATCGCCCTGCTGCTGTCCTTCTCCCTGGCCACCACCGCCTCCGCCGCCGACGAAGCCGCCGCCGAGCTGTGGACGCAGAAGTGCAAGTCCTGCCACGGACCGGATGGCCGGGCCCAGACCCAGATGGGCAAGAAGGAGTCCATCGTCGACCTGTCCCAGCCGGCCTGGCAGAAGGCCCAGAGCGACGACGACATCCGCGAGGTCATCTCCGAGGGCTCCTCCCGCAACAAGAAGATGAAGCCCTACAAGGAGAAGCTGACCCCCGAGCAGATCGACTCGCTCGTGAAATATGTCCGCACCTTCAAGAAGGGCTGAGTAGGTGGTTGTAGGCCCGGGGCCCCAGGTGCCTGTCGCCAACCGGGCCCCTCGCTCTCCCGTTGACCCCCACCCCTCCGGCTCCTAATTACCCTGGGGCGCTCCGAGGCGCCCCACGGATGGACACTCCTTTTACCCAGAAGCTCGATGTGGAAGCGCTCCGCGCGCCTCCGATGGCTGGGGACCCTTTCGCCCGAGTGCTGGAGTTGCTGCGCGCCGGGCAGCGTGTCCGCACGCAAGGGCTCCAGGGGGCCGCTCGAGGCCACGCGCTCGCCCAGCTGACGCGCACCCTGAAGGCGCCCCTCGTCTGCGTCACCACCGACGAGGAGTCCGCGGATGCCCTCGCGAATGACCTCGCCTTCTTCCTGGGCGGGCGGGGCACCCCGCGCGAGCCCCACGTCCTGCGCCTGCCGGCCGACGAGGTGCTCCCCTACGACGAGGTGTCCCCGGACGCGGACGTAGTCGCGGACCGGCTCGGCGCCCTCTTCCACCTCCACCAGGGCACGCGCTTTCCCGCGCTCGTGCTCTCGCTGCGCGGCCTGTTGCGCAAGGTGCTGCCTCCGAAGGTGATGGGCGAGCTGTCCGAGCGCCTCGTCGTGGGCCAGGACTTCGACCGGGACGAGCTTGCGCGCAAGCTCGCCAACATGGGCTACCAGTCCAGCCCGCTGGTCGAGGACCTGGGCACCTTCTCCGTGCGCGGTGGCCTGGTCGACGTCTTCAGCCCGCTCTACGAGAAACCCGTCCGCATCGAGTTCTTCGGCGACACCATCGAGTCCATCCGCGCGTTCGATCCGGAGACGCAGCGCACGGTGGACGCGCTCAAGGAGATCATCCTCCTGCCGGCGCGCGAGGTCATCTTCTCCGAGCAGACGCGCGTGAACGCCGAGGCCGCCGCCCGGAGCGTGGCCGACCGCATCAACCTGCCCACCACGAAGCTGCGCGAGCGCCTCGACGCCATCCGCGAGGGCATGCCCGGCTTCGGCCTGGAGGCCCTGCTGCCCGGCTTCTTCGAGGGGGGCCTGGGCACCGTCTTCGACTACCTGACGCGGTGGCACGCGGAGCCGCTCTTCTACCTGGACGATCCCCTGGGCCTCGAACGTGTCGCCGGGGAGCTGTGGAAGGAGGTGGAGCGCTCCGCCGAGGCGTCCGACGCGCGGCAGGATCTCGCCTATCCGCCGGGAGAGCACTTCCTCACCCATG
This is a stretch of genomic DNA from Archangium violaceum. It encodes these proteins:
- a CDS encoding glycosyltransferase family 39 protein, producing the protein MSALLLPLALTFLYRVCRHLGAGRRPALLWAVLVWTLALTAVTELLSLFRLITFVSLLGFWSSVVVGLAGWLLVLRRRRAASSTPEEKLELPREPTTRFALGLLALLLLAIGVTALVAPPNTGDSLYYHMSRVAHWAQSRSVAHYPTHVLAQLHQNPGAEFIILHLQVLSGGDRFANLVQWTFLAFNLVAVSLVAARLGARPSVQVWAAVFAATVPMGILQASSTKNEHVHAFWLLCFVHGFLRLRERVSRGLVLATGASLGLAILTKMTAYFYAFPFVLWFAVDMLRSRESFRRLLAPALTISVLTLAPSSGHYLRNQHLYGRPTGPAGEVNVYKEGDSYVYYNEVLSPSALVSNTLRNAALHLGTPVGRFNIHFTERLVRGVHRLIGFDVNDPRTTWVTTSFAAGLAGAFRNENYAGNPLHFVLFVATACVLLWRWRQTPGEQRAYLASLGGGFLIFCLALKWQPWNSRLHLPLFILSAPLVAVGLAAHGKRRWADAVMLGLLLASFVWALGNETRPLVGHGSILTRSREEQYFSDTGTRDAYEGAARYIREHGRTRVGLVFGGDANSQREYPLWALLAGSPSPIRVENVDVRNVSRQLADPSFSPDAIVCFQCGEAQVARYRSSAREVHAFGSAWVFEP
- a CDS encoding MBOAT family O-acyltransferase, yielding MVFNSLSFLAFLAVCLVLHHLPLTWRVRKLNLLVASSLFYAAWNPLFLPLLWYAITLDWFLARALASARTPARRKALLGVSLASNLGLLAFFKYGPFLADNTNALFLALGVPLHVPRVDVVLPVAISFYTFESLAYTLDVYRGHEKPWDSFLDFALFLTFFPHLVAGPIVRPRDFLPQCTEPRRATPSQLQWGLLLLVLGVFEKAVLADGLLAPLVDTVFSPGARPSAGEAWSAALAFSGQIFCDFAGYSLCAIGVALCFGFHLPDNFQSPYAAVGFSDFWRRWHISLSSWLRDYLYIPLGGNRHGPARTHVNLMLTMLLGGLWHGASWTFVVWGGLHGLFLIAERMLRPFLERPRWTRGPLGRLTGVAVTFLGVCFAWVFFRAPDFATAFTVVRAMVGASGVHAGSLLSQFDMGLAVLTVGALLAVQWRYRDVPLPEVFTSVPWWASASAMTAMLVALVTATGVDRAFIYFQF
- a CDS encoding acyltransferase family protein, translated to MTSLQTVEKQPEVTELQRASYLPTLDGWRAIAILAVMICHASDAPLLAREGPGGFWHNLTRYGAEGVALFFGLSGFLITYRLLQERQRTGGIRLQHFYGRRVLRILPACLAYLLTVTALTGAGLLAIHREDLLSSFLFYRNYLSPARVGTWYTGHFWTLAIEEHFYLLWPGLLVLAGSRRALWLTALLGGGVAFWRWIEIRFHPTAAWLTQMDMSVRTDIRIDGLLWGAFAALLLFHGSREQWLRKLFASRWTWAALVVLAAICLEGSLLPFNTMWWALLLPFFLVGTVLHPTGLLGRVLESPALAWVGRLSYSLYLWQQLFLVGAVMKRPLPFGPFQELPLNLVAAFACAALSYYVLEKPLVGLGKRLFSAGERRAPSAEPTTR
- a CDS encoding c-type cytochrome; the encoded protein is MKTRIALLLSFSLATTASAADEAAAELWTQKCKSCHGPDGRAQTQMGKKESIVDLSQPAWQKAQSDDDIREVISEGSSRNKKMKPYKEKLTPEQIDSLVKYVRTFKKG